A genomic region of Rhodococcus pyridinivorans contains the following coding sequences:
- the pabB gene encoding aminodeoxychorismate synthase component I, whose product MSAPRPIRTVLIDNYDSFTYNLYDLITRVNGIPPRVLTNDRSWDELVADPFDNIVISPGPGRPDRARDFGISARALTDAGVPLLGVCLGHQGLCQLFGSAVITAPEPVHGRTSPILHDGTGLFAGLPSPFEAVRYHSLIADPVPDELVATAHTPDGLLMAVAHRHRPLWGVQFHPESIGTAHGAQLLANFRDATPPRSPITVTAPVDPEPVPEPAPRYLLASRRLPLHPDPSAVYEALFAAGPHGFWLDGSAALEPQSRFTVLGNGAGPRADYLTYRVGEGIVREHRADGTVEEHRRPVFDHLTARLAERRAAARDDLPFGFALGYVGYLGYELKADAGAQLVHTSPYADAALVFADRAVIVDHDDRCCYLLALTEDTDDPETLAWFDATAAILSALPEPVTDEQIPVPLIGADGGPQLRLRHSPQRYLDLIAQCQNEIRSGETYEVCLTNTVTVDGGIDPLSTYRALRRISPTPYSALLDFPEVAVLSASPERFLRIDADGTVESKPIKGTRPRGRTPGEDAALRDGLWASKKDRSENLMIVDLVRNDLSRVCVPGSVHVPALFAVETYAAVHQLVSTVRGTLRPDVSAVDCVRAAFPGGSMTGAPKLRTMEIIDKLEDGPRGVYSGAIGYLSPTGAADLSVVIRTLVATAHEVTFGIGGAIVALSDPDDELDETLVKSVVMRRCLAAARDTTPTNGSGAVGSADPDDLVDGPPVLPGRAGP is encoded by the coding sequence GTGTCCGCGCCCCGACCGATCCGCACGGTGTTGATCGACAACTACGACTCGTTCACCTACAACCTCTACGACCTGATCACCCGCGTCAACGGCATCCCGCCGCGGGTGCTCACCAACGATCGCAGCTGGGACGAGCTCGTCGCCGATCCGTTCGACAACATCGTCATCTCCCCCGGCCCGGGCCGACCCGACCGGGCCAGGGACTTCGGGATCAGCGCCCGCGCCCTCACCGACGCCGGGGTGCCGCTGCTCGGGGTGTGCCTGGGCCATCAAGGGCTGTGCCAGCTGTTCGGCAGCGCCGTGATCACCGCCCCCGAACCGGTGCACGGCCGCACCAGCCCGATCCTGCACGACGGCACCGGCCTGTTCGCCGGGCTGCCGTCGCCCTTCGAGGCGGTGCGCTACCACTCGCTGATCGCCGACCCCGTCCCCGACGAGCTGGTCGCCACCGCCCACACCCCGGACGGGTTGCTCATGGCCGTCGCGCACCGGCACCGGCCGCTGTGGGGGGTGCAGTTCCATCCCGAATCGATCGGCACCGCCCACGGCGCGCAACTGCTCGCCAACTTCCGCGACGCCACCCCGCCGCGCAGCCCGATCACCGTCACCGCCCCCGTCGATCCGGAACCGGTACCCGAACCGGCTCCGCGCTATCTGCTGGCCAGCCGCCGGCTGCCGCTGCACCCCGACCCGTCCGCGGTGTACGAGGCGCTCTTCGCCGCCGGCCCGCACGGCTTCTGGCTCGACGGCAGCGCCGCGCTGGAGCCGCAGTCGCGGTTCACCGTCCTCGGCAACGGCGCCGGACCCCGCGCCGACTACCTGACCTACCGGGTCGGGGAGGGCATCGTGCGCGAACACCGCGCCGACGGCACCGTCGAGGAACACCGCCGCCCCGTCTTCGACCATCTCACCGCCCGCCTCGCGGAGCGCCGCGCCGCCGCCCGCGACGACCTGCCGTTCGGGTTCGCGCTCGGCTACGTCGGGTATCTCGGCTACGAACTCAAGGCCGACGCCGGCGCGCAACTCGTGCACACCTCCCCCTACGCCGACGCCGCGCTGGTCTTCGCCGACCGGGCGGTGATCGTCGACCACGACGACCGCTGCTGCTATCTGCTCGCCCTGACCGAGGACACCGACGATCCCGAGACCCTTGCCTGGTTCGACGCGACCGCCGCGATCCTGTCGGCGCTGCCCGAACCGGTGACCGACGAGCAGATCCCGGTGCCGCTGATCGGCGCGGACGGTGGCCCGCAACTGCGGCTGCGGCACTCCCCGCAGCGCTATCTCGATCTGATCGCCCAGTGCCAGAACGAGATCCGCAGCGGCGAGACCTACGAGGTGTGTCTGACGAACACCGTCACCGTCGACGGCGGCATCGACCCGCTGAGCACCTATCGGGCGTTGCGCCGCATCAGCCCCACCCCCTACAGTGCGCTGCTCGACTTCCCCGAGGTCGCGGTGCTCAGCGCCTCCCCGGAACGGTTCCTGCGGATCGACGCCGACGGCACCGTCGAATCGAAACCGATCAAGGGCACCCGCCCACGTGGCCGGACCCCCGGCGAGGACGCCGCGTTGCGGGACGGACTGTGGGCCAGCAAAAAGGACCGCTCCGAGAACCTGATGATCGTCGATCTGGTGCGCAACGACCTGTCGCGGGTGTGCGTGCCCGGCTCGGTGCACGTGCCGGCACTGTTCGCGGTGGAAACCTATGCGGCGGTGCATCAGCTGGTGTCCACGGTGCGCGGCACGCTGCGTCCGGACGTCTCGGCGGTGGACTGTGTGCGCGCCGCCTTCCCCGGCGGATCGATGACCGGTGCCCCGAAGCTGCGTACCATGGAGATCATCGACAAGCTCGAGGACGGCCCCCGCGGGGTGTACTCCGGGGCCATCGGATATCTGTCGCCGACCGGCGCCGCCGACCTGTCGGTGGTCATCCGCACCCTCGTCGCCACCGCCCACGAGGTCACCTTCGGGATCGGGGGGGCGATCGTGGCGCTGTCCGATCCGGACGACGAACTCGACGAGACCCTCGTCAAATCCGTGGTGATGCGCCGCTGCCTCGCCGCCGCGCGCGACACCACCCCGACCAACGGATCCGGGGCGGTCGGCTCCGCGGACCCGGACGATCTCGTCGACGGGCCACCGGTGCTGCCGGGGCGGGCCGGGCCGTGA
- a CDS encoding AurF N-oxygenase family protein: MNESDIPGPQLRAPELPQYDPSDPAESAVIAGLTRSWPRRAAVKKPEVDLDALFEADRADYPEQMLPFAEHPRYLALDEQQQARLRAWAWIAYNKSVVDIEQHVVNPGFALITEDAFGIGPSDTVVTGVLQAMVDEQYHTLMHQQANVLTRRRRGWALKESVLPPCPTVREHRAAVAHAETPRDAALVQLAFTTVAETSISAYLALLTTDPELQPVNRATVAVHRRDELCHASLAGGLLTAVLTELDDTDRVRLLDALGTAVAAFTGADTSTWAAIIARENIPGGDELVADTIAVTEGRPVVQDCSAIRRLCAGLGLGEELDARWPWPRSA; encoded by the coding sequence ATGAACGAATCCGACATCCCCGGCCCGCAGCTGCGCGCGCCGGAACTCCCGCAGTACGACCCGTCCGATCCGGCGGAGAGCGCGGTGATCGCCGGGCTGACCCGCTCGTGGCCGCGCCGCGCCGCCGTCAAGAAACCCGAGGTCGACCTCGACGCGCTGTTCGAGGCGGACCGCGCCGACTATCCCGAGCAGATGCTGCCCTTCGCCGAGCATCCGCGTTATCTCGCGCTCGACGAACAACAACAGGCGCGGCTGCGGGCCTGGGCGTGGATTGCCTACAACAAGAGCGTCGTCGACATCGAACAGCACGTCGTCAACCCCGGCTTCGCGTTGATCACCGAGGACGCCTTCGGTATCGGCCCGTCCGACACGGTGGTCACCGGGGTGCTCCAGGCGATGGTCGACGAGCAGTACCACACCCTCATGCACCAGCAGGCCAACGTGCTCACCCGCCGCCGCCGCGGCTGGGCGCTGAAGGAGTCGGTGCTGCCGCCGTGCCCGACCGTGCGCGAGCATCGCGCCGCGGTCGCGCACGCCGAGACCCCGCGGGACGCGGCGCTGGTGCAGCTGGCGTTCACCACCGTTGCAGAGACTTCGATCAGCGCCTATCTGGCGTTGCTCACCACCGACCCGGAGCTGCAACCGGTCAACCGCGCGACGGTGGCGGTGCACCGCCGCGACGAGCTGTGCCACGCCTCCCTCGCGGGTGGGCTGCTCACTGCGGTGCTCACCGAACTCGACGACACCGATCGGGTGCGGCTGCTCGACGCGCTTGGTACCGCGGTCGCGGCGTTCACCGGCGCCGACACCTCCACCTGGGCGGCGATCATCGCGCGCGAGAACATCCCCGGCGGCGACGAGTTGGTCGCCGACACCATCGCCGTGACCGAGGGCCGGCCGGTGGTGCAGGACTGCAGCGCCATCCGCCGGCTGTGCGCGGGACTGGGGCTCGGGGAGGAACTCGACGCCCGCTGGCCGTGGCCGCGCAGCGCCTAG
- the lnt gene encoding apolipoprotein N-acyltransferase: MTGRPLATVTVRAVRVVALRALLAVVAGVVLFASFPPRPLWFLAPVGIALLVGVSTAVPMRRRAGFGYGYLAGLGFLVPLLPWIGVYVGPLPWLALAAAEAVFVGLFGALVVHLRSLPVAPLWIAAAWSLTEWLRSSVPFGGFPWGRLAFGQPDGGFVSLAVVGGAPLVSFAVAATGAGLAALALTASRRPRPVRAWTVPVAVTLLGPLLAAAAWPLVRTATDESSTVTVAAIQGSVPRLGLDFNAQRKAVLDNHVARTLALAEDVTAGRAPAPDVVIWPENASDIDPLRNADAARDISAASAAIDAPILVGAVLVNDDRTTTNSVIVWDAQTGPGERHDKKIIQPFGEYLPWRSFFRLFSEYADRAGHFVPGDGDGMVTAGGIDIGVATCYEVAFDRAFRDSIDAGAQLLAVPTNNATFGDTEMTYQQLAMSRVRAVEHGRAVIVAATSGVSAIVDPAGRVQQSTPLFVPDALVAQVPVRADVTLANRLGVAPELVLCAAAVAAAGFVLVRGRREKAGAAARTSTGAAGAPAGGRFDKEDL; encoded by the coding sequence GTGACCGGCCGGCCCCTCGCGACGGTCACCGTGCGGGCGGTGCGGGTCGTCGCGCTTCGCGCGCTGCTCGCCGTCGTCGCGGGAGTGGTGCTGTTCGCGTCGTTCCCGCCGCGTCCGCTGTGGTTCCTCGCCCCCGTCGGGATCGCGCTCCTGGTCGGTGTATCGACTGCAGTACCGATGCGGCGACGCGCGGGGTTCGGCTACGGCTATCTCGCCGGCCTCGGTTTCCTGGTGCCGCTGCTGCCCTGGATCGGCGTGTACGTCGGTCCGTTGCCGTGGTTGGCGCTCGCCGCCGCCGAGGCGGTCTTCGTCGGCCTGTTCGGGGCGCTGGTGGTGCACCTGCGGTCGTTGCCGGTCGCGCCGTTGTGGATCGCGGCGGCGTGGAGCCTGACCGAATGGTTGCGGTCGAGCGTGCCGTTCGGCGGGTTCCCGTGGGGTCGGCTGGCGTTCGGCCAACCCGACGGTGGGTTCGTCTCCCTCGCCGTCGTCGGCGGCGCCCCGCTGGTGTCGTTCGCCGTGGCCGCGACCGGCGCCGGGCTCGCCGCCCTCGCCCTGACCGCCTCCCGCCGTCCCCGCCCCGTGCGGGCCTGGACGGTGCCGGTCGCGGTGACGCTGCTCGGTCCGCTGCTCGCCGCGGCGGCGTGGCCGCTGGTGCGCACCGCCACCGACGAGTCGTCGACGGTGACGGTCGCGGCGATCCAGGGCAGTGTGCCGCGCCTGGGTCTGGACTTCAACGCCCAACGCAAGGCGGTGCTCGACAATCATGTCGCCCGCACCCTCGCTCTCGCCGAGGACGTCACCGCCGGACGGGCTCCGGCCCCGGATGTGGTGATCTGGCCGGAGAACGCCTCCGATATCGACCCGCTGCGCAACGCCGATGCCGCACGCGACATCTCCGCCGCGTCCGCCGCGATCGACGCGCCGATCCTCGTCGGGGCGGTGCTCGTCAACGACGACCGGACCACCACCAATTCGGTGATCGTGTGGGACGCGCAGACCGGTCCGGGGGAGCGGCACGACAAGAAGATCATCCAGCCGTTCGGCGAATACCTGCCGTGGCGGTCGTTCTTCCGGTTGTTCTCCGAGTACGCCGACCGCGCCGGCCATTTCGTGCCCGGCGACGGCGACGGCATGGTCACCGCCGGCGGCATCGACATCGGGGTGGCGACCTGCTACGAGGTGGCCTTCGACCGGGCGTTCCGCGACTCGATCGACGCCGGCGCGCAACTGCTGGCGGTGCCGACGAACAACGCCACCTTCGGCGACACCGAGATGACCTATCAGCAGCTGGCGATGTCGCGAGTGCGGGCCGTCGAGCACGGCCGGGCCGTGATCGTCGCGGCGACCAGCGGGGTCAGCGCGATCGTCGATCCGGCCGGTCGGGTGCAGCAGAGCACACCGTTGTTCGTGCCCGATGCCCTGGTGGCGCAGGTGCCCGTGCGCGCAGACGTTACGCTGGCTAATCGGCTCGGAGTGGCGCCGGAGCTTGTGCTCTGCGCCGCGGCCGTGGCCGCCGCCGGTTTCGTCCTGGTGCGAGGACGGCGGGAGAAGGCCGGTGCGGCAGCTCGCACCAGCACCGGCGCAGCAGGAGCACCGGCCGGTGGCCGGTTCGACAAGGAGGACCTCTGA
- a CDS encoding prephenate dehydrogenase has protein sequence MTTPGRVIVAGGCGAVGALLTAALREAGRQVLVVDPAAAPAAPGMLRADLTAPDTRLAAALDGADIVALAVPDVVAGAALPVLARLLPPHTLLVETLSVKTPIAAALHTYRPGAPTLGINPMFAPDLGLPGRPVLTVRHHDAPVVTEFVAALRDWGATVVETTADEHDRITAAVQVLTHAAILAFGIALDRLDVPDAAARVAAPPHTVLRALLARVSGGTAEVYHDIQLTNPYAATARRALAGAVADLDAATDALPDFAALLDRARAALGDGQPAAAQLCGQLFAALPRDPGAVGGPSEERSRT, from the coding sequence GTGACCACGCCCGGCCGGGTGATCGTCGCCGGCGGATGCGGCGCCGTCGGCGCCCTGCTCACCGCCGCGCTGCGCGAGGCCGGCCGTCAGGTGCTCGTCGTCGACCCGGCCGCCGCCCCGGCTGCACCCGGGATGCTGCGCGCCGATCTGACCGCCCCCGACACCCGCCTCGCCGCGGCACTCGACGGCGCCGACATCGTGGCCCTCGCCGTCCCCGACGTCGTCGCCGGTGCCGCCCTGCCGGTGCTCGCGCGGCTGCTGCCCCCGCACACCCTACTGGTAGAGACCCTGTCGGTGAAGACCCCGATCGCCGCGGCGCTGCACACCTACCGGCCCGGCGCCCCCACGCTCGGCATCAACCCGATGTTCGCCCCCGATCTCGGATTGCCCGGCCGACCCGTGCTGACGGTGCGCCACCACGACGCACCGGTCGTGACCGAGTTCGTCGCGGCGCTGCGCGACTGGGGTGCCACCGTGGTCGAGACCACCGCCGACGAACACGACCGCATCACCGCCGCCGTGCAGGTGCTCACCCACGCCGCGATCCTCGCGTTCGGTATCGCCCTCGACCGGCTCGACGTGCCGGATGCCGCCGCGCGGGTCGCCGCGCCCCCGCACACCGTGCTGCGCGCGCTGCTCGCCCGCGTCTCCGGTGGCACCGCCGAGGTCTACCACGACATCCAGCTCACCAACCCGTACGCCGCCACCGCCCGCCGCGCCCTCGCCGGCGCGGTCGCCGATCTCGACGCCGCCACCGACGCCCTGCCCGACTTCGCGGCGCTGCTCGACCGGGCCCGCGCCGCGCTCGGCGACGGGCAACCGGCCGCCGCGCAGCTGTGCGGGCAGCTGTTCGCGGCACTGCCCCGCGATCCGGGCGCGGTCGGCGGTCCGAGCGAGGAAAGGAGCCGGACATGA
- a CDS encoding chorismate mutase, protein MSVTDRHHTAADAPSTQAAADLADLRAELDDIDRTLLDGIRARLEVCGRVAELKQRHGLDVLQPGRMEVVHRRAQDYAHRHGLSGDFVRSLYTLLIDEACRVEDRIVSGGAPADRVGSGRRGDGTN, encoded by the coding sequence ATGTCCGTGACCGACCGTCACCACACTGCGGCGGACGCGCCGTCGACACAGGCCGCCGCCGATTTGGCCGACCTGCGTGCCGAACTCGACGACATCGACCGGACCCTGCTCGACGGGATCCGCGCCCGCCTCGAGGTGTGCGGACGCGTCGCCGAACTCAAGCAACGCCACGGCCTCGACGTGCTGCAACCCGGCCGCATGGAGGTCGTGCACCGCCGCGCCCAGGACTACGCGCACCGGCACGGCCTGTCCGGCGACTTCGTGCGCTCGCTGTACACCCTGCTCATCGACGAGGCGTGCCGGGTCGAGGACCGCATCGTCTCCGGCGGCGCCCCCGCGGACCGGGTCGGCTCCGGTCGCCGCGGCGACGGCACGAACTGA
- a CDS encoding RNA polymerase-binding protein RbpA, with product MADRVLRGSRLGAVSYETDRDHDLAPRRIARYRCDNGEEYDVPFADDAEIPGTWICKNGLEGTLVEGAAPEPKKVKPPRTHWDMLLERRSVEELEDLLKERLDLLKAKRRGA from the coding sequence ATGGCAGATCGTGTACTGCGAGGCAGCCGACTCGGGGCGGTGAGCTACGAAACCGACCGCGACCACGATCTGGCGCCGCGGCGAATCGCGCGCTACCGCTGCGACAACGGCGAGGAATACGACGTGCCGTTCGCGGACGACGCGGAGATCCCCGGCACCTGGATCTGCAAGAACGGCCTCGAGGGCACCCTGGTCGAGGGCGCCGCACCGGAGCCGAAGAAGGTCAAGCCGCCGCGTACCCACTGGGACATGCTGCTCGAGCGTCGCTCCGTCGAGGAACTCGAGGACCTGCTCAAGGAGCGCCTGGACCTGCTCAAGGCCAAGCGCCGCGGCGCCTGA
- a CDS encoding polyprenol monophosphomannose synthase, with protein sequence MAAATPAGNDSAPSARTLVIIPTYNERENLGRIITRLHAALPHTHVLVVDDGSPDGTGDLADDLAAADERIAVLHRTEKNGLGAAYIAGFRWGLEHGYTVLVEMDADGSHAPEQLHLLLEKVDAGADLVLGSRYVPGGTVVNWPWHREVLSRGGNIYSRLALGVSIQDITGGYRAYRREVLEKLDLDAIASHGYCFQVDLAWRTLQAGFTVAEVPITFTEREIGESKMNGNIVQEALVRVTVWGLRSRLARLRALLGR encoded by the coding sequence ATGGCAGCGGCGACGCCGGCCGGGAACGACAGCGCACCCAGCGCCCGCACCCTGGTGATCATTCCGACCTACAACGAGCGGGAGAACCTCGGTCGGATCATCACGCGGCTGCACGCTGCGCTGCCGCACACCCATGTCCTCGTCGTCGACGACGGCAGTCCCGACGGCACCGGTGACCTCGCCGACGACCTCGCCGCCGCCGACGAGCGCATCGCGGTGCTGCACCGCACCGAGAAGAACGGTCTCGGTGCCGCCTACATCGCCGGTTTCCGGTGGGGGCTCGAGCACGGCTACACGGTGCTCGTGGAGATGGACGCCGACGGCAGCCACGCCCCCGAGCAGTTGCACCTGCTGCTGGAGAAGGTCGACGCCGGCGCTGATCTGGTGCTCGGCTCCCGTTACGTGCCCGGCGGCACGGTGGTGAACTGGCCGTGGCACCGCGAGGTGCTCTCCCGCGGCGGCAACATCTACTCGCGTCTCGCGCTGGGGGTGTCGATCCAGGACATCACCGGCGGCTACCGTGCCTACCGCCGTGAGGTGCTCGAGAAGCTCGACCTCGACGCGATCGCCTCGCACGGCTACTGCTTCCAGGTCGATCTGGCGTGGCGCACCCTGCAGGCCGGATTCACCGTCGCCGAGGTGCCCATCACGTTCACCGAACGGGAAATCGGCGAGTCGAAGATGAACGGCAACATCGTGCAGGAGGCCCTCGTGCGGGTCACCGTGTGGGGGCTGCGCAGCCGTCTCGCGCGGTTGCGGGCACTGCTGGGCCGCTGA